The following coding sequences lie in one Apium graveolens cultivar Ventura chromosome 3, ASM990537v1, whole genome shotgun sequence genomic window:
- the LOC141711788 gene encoding uncharacterized protein LOC141711788: protein MDGYMPAGDSEKKKKVPSLKDLCVQKAIDNVRYLGNVGGTAEVFLREILPHCTVEQLKHVEDSTEGRDLSPMTDYLWKNFYEKEFGERSFNLTVNNMRSKKVTFKWRHLYEAKLKAVEEAAEKTSERLRHLYQKEDAQKRSRQVQLCTKVPPSSHKRNCYGGWGPNTIVGNSKSNLMKKSKVEFLNSPEVKNLTALRRNVVQKNDRPVCTRKPGSFSSTGSTSISQTSKTFQRR from the exons ATGGACGGATATATGCCTGCTGGAGATAGTGAGAAGAAGAAAAAGGTTCCTTCTTTGAAGGATTTATGTGTCCAGAAAGCTATTGATAATGTGAGATATTTGGGAAATGTTGGGGGGACTGCAGAAGTGTTTTTGAGAGAAATATTACCGCATTGTACTGTTGAGCAGTTAAAGCATGTTGAGGACTCAACAGAA GGAAGAGACCTTAGCCCAATGACGGATTATTTGTGGAAAAATTTCTATGAGAAGGAATTTGGCGAGAGGAGCTTTAACTTGACGGTTAATAACATGAGAAGTAAAAAAGTAACATTCAAATGGAGACATTTGTACGAG gCAAAGTTAAAGGCCGTGGAAGAGGCTGCAGAAAAGACAAGTGAGCGACTTAGACACTTGTATCAAAAGGAAGATGCTC AAAAAAGGAGCAGACAAGTTCAATTGTGTACGAAGGTGCCACCTTCAAGCCACAAAAGAAATTGTTACGGAG GTTGGGGGCCTAACACTATAGTTGGAAACTCAAAAAGCAACTTGATGAAGAAATCTAAAGTAGAGTTTCTCAACAG CCCCGAAGTTAAAAATTTGACTGCGCTAAGGAGAAATGTTGTGCAGAAGAACGACAG GCCTGTTTGTACAAGGAAGCCCGGAAGCTTTTCTTCTACGGGTTCAACTTCAATTTCCCAAACCTCTAAAACATTTCAAAGGAGATGA
- the LOC141711795 gene encoding glutamyl-tRNA(Gln) amidotransferase subunit A, chloroplastic/mitochondrial → MLLLSSVQNPRLLCLQSRLSHFNFRINSSLHTSQILTLTPNPSPPASQILDIRKLLLSRQKTAVELAGDYLTRIRRSDPKLKSFLYVSEESVLREAEELDGKIQRNEEVGPLAGVFVGVKDNICTADMPATAGSRLLENYRPAYDATAVSRMRESGAIVVGKTNLDEFGMGSSTEASAYQVTANPWDLSRVPGGSSGGSAAAVSARQCVVSLGSDTGGSVRQPASFCGVVGLKPTYGRVSRYGLVAYASSLDVIGCFGSSVSDTGILLNAISGHDKLDATSSRREVPDFTSQFISKDILDSKPLKGLRVGVIRETLDEGVDAEIVMSIRTAVSHLEELGCIVTEVSLPSFSLGLPAYYILASSESSSNLSRYDGIRYGNQFESEELNSLYENTRANGFGSEVKRRILMGTYALSAGYYDAYYKRAQQVRTLVRKSFKSALDENDILISPAAPSAAYKIGEKKDDPLAMYAGDIMTVNVNLAGLPALVLPCGFVEGGPAGLPVGVQMIGAAFDEEKLLKVGHIFEQTLQDCSFVPPMASDS, encoded by the exons ATGCTGCTGTTATCTTCAGTACAAAATCCACGTCTCTTATGTCTTCAATCTCGCTTATCTCACTTTAATTTCCGCATCAATTCATCTCTCCACACTTCTCAAATCCTAACCCTCACCCCAAACCCATCACCCCCCGCTTCTCAAATCCTCGATATTCGTAAACTCCTTCTTTCCCGCCAAAAAACCGCCGTCGAACTCGCCGGAGACTACTTGACCCGAATCCGAAGATCCGACCCGAAACTCAAGAGCTTTCTTTACGTCTCCGAGGAGTCTGTGTTGCGGGAGGCGGAGGAGCTTGATGGAAAGATTCAGAGGAATGAGGAGGTGGGCCCACTCGCCGGAGTTTTTGTCGGCGTGAAGGATAATATTTGTACGGCGGATATGCCGGCCACGGCCGGGTCGAGGTTGTTGGAGAATTATAGGCCGGCTTACGATGCCACTGCGGTGTCGAGAATGAGGGAGAGTGGGGCTATTGTTGTGGGGAAGACTAATTTGGATGAGTTTGGGATGGGGAGTAGTACTGAAGCTTCTGCTTATCAG GTGACTGCCAATCCTTGGGATCTGTCAAGAGTTCCAGGTGGGTCCTCAGGTGGCTCAGCTGCCGCTGTCTCTGCCAGACAATGTgtagtatcactgggaagtgaCACTGGTGGAAGTGTCAGGCAACCGGCATCATTTTGTGGTGTAGTAGGCCTGAAGCCAACATATGGGCGTGTCTCAAGATATGGGCTCGTAGCATATGCGTCGTCATTGGATGTTATCGGATGCTTTGGTTCATCTGTTTCTGACACTGGGATTCTCCTTAATGCCATTTCTGGTCATGATAAACTTGATGCCACTAGTAGCCGCCGA GAAGTCCCTGATTTCACTTCCCAATTTATCTCCAAAGATATATTAGACTCTAAGCCATTAAAAGGATTGCGAGTTGGTGTAATTCGTGAAACACTAGATGAAGGAGTTGATGCAGAAATAGTAATGTCAATTCGTACTGCTGTTTCTCATCTAGAGGAACTGGGATGCATCGTAACAGAG GTGTCATTGCCATCATTTTCTCTGGGGTTGCCAGCGTACTACATACTTGCTTCATCCGAGTCTTCTTCAAACCTATCTAGATATGATGGTATTAG ATACGGAAACCAATTTGAGTCTGAGGAGTTGAATTCTCTTTATGAGAATACTCGTGCCAACGGATTTGGTTCTGAG GTTAAGAGGAGGATCTTAATGGGAACATATGCCCTTTCAGCTGGTTATTATGATGCTTATTACAAGCGTGCTCAGCAG GTCAGAACTCTAGTCCGGAAAAGCTTCAAGTCAGCTTTAGATGAAAATGATATCCTGATTTCACCTGCAGCTCCATCTGCAGCTTATAAGATCG GTGAAAAGAAAGATGATCCGCTGGCAATGTATGCTGGTGACATCATGACA GTCAATGTCAATTTAGCTGGTTTACCAGCCCTTGTGTTGCCATGTGGTTTCGTTGAAGGTGGTCCTGCTGGCCTTCCAGTTGGTGTTCAGATGATTGGTGCAGCATTTGATGAG GAAAAACTGCTTAAAGTCGGGCATATCTTTGAACAAACTCTTCAGGACTGTTCTTTTGTTCCTCCAATGGCATCTGATAGTTAG
- the LOC141713913 gene encoding uncharacterized protein LOC141713913 codes for MRAATSAMKVSPSLIYRNFKSGKLKRHICPLKPLLTDENKKARVQFCLSILEEDRLPHDPTFKNMYNMVHFDEKWFNMTRKNEKFYFLSDEEEPYQTCKSNNFVTKVIFFAGIARPRFDDEGNETFSEKIGIFPFVTRVSAKRSSVNRAAGIIETKAMTSVKRDTVRPVIINNVVPVILDKCPRDDVMATIVIRQDNAKTHIDPNDREFRETIQQSGFNIQIRCQPPNSPDLLNVLDLGFCRAIDSLKYQEAPRTTEEVLIVLEKAYETFSSKSSNNIFLTLQSCMKAIMEVRGGNNYKIPHMKKSVLERSGELPIQLKCDVQLYKDVIMDMIFEM; via the coding sequence ATGCGTGCTGCAACAAGTGCTATGAAAGTTAGTCCATCACTAATTTATCGCAACTTCAAGAGTGGAAAACTTAAAAGACATATTTGTCCACTAAAGCCTCTGCTAACGGATGAGAATAAAAAAGCCCGGGTACAATTTTGTTTGTCTATACTCGAAGAAGACCGTTTACCACATGATCCAACATTTAAGAACATGTACAATATGGTTCACTTTGATGAGAAGTGGTTTAACATGACAAGAAAAAATgagaaattttattttttatcagATGAGGAGGAGCCCTACCAGACATGCAAGAGTAACAATTTCGTGACAAAAGTAATATTTTTTGCTGGTATAGCTCGTCCACGCTTTGATGATGAAGGTAACGAAACATTTTCAGAAAAAATTGGCATATTCCCATTTGTTACAAGAGTGTCAGCAAAAAGGAGTAGTGTAAATCGAGCTGCGGGAATAATTGAGACAAAAGCTATGACATCAGTAAAAAGAGACACAGTAAGACCAGTTATTATTAACAATGTGGTACCAGTTATCCTAGATAAATGTCCAAGGGATGATGTTATGGCCACCATTGTTATTCGACAAGATAATGCCAAAACACACATCGATCCCAATGATAGAGAGTTCCGTGAGACAATACAACAAAGCGGCTTTAACATTCAAATAAGATGTCAACCACCAAATTCTCCAGATTTATTAAATGTGCTAGACCTTGGCTTTTGTAGGGCCATTGATTCTTTAAAGTATCAGGAAGCTCCGAGAACAACTGAAGAGGTTCTTATTGTACTTGAAAAAGCTTATGAAACTTTTTCAAGTAAATCAtctaataatatttttttaactcTACAATCATGCATGAAGGCTATAATGGAGGTGAGGGGTGGCAACAATTATAAAATTCCACACATGAAGAAATCTGTTTTGGAGAGATCTGGGGAATTACCTATTCAGCTAAAATGTGATGTACAATTATATAAAGATGTGATAATGGATATGATATTTGAAATGTAA
- the LOC141710605 gene encoding uncharacterized protein LOC141710605, whose translation MLRKKIVSRYAKNNEENAPKISRQLYQKDDAQKRSRQVQLCTKVPPSSHKRNCYGGWGPNTIVGNSKSNLMKKSKVEFLNSPEVKNLTALRRNVVQKNDRPVCTRKPGSFSSTGSTSISQTSKTFQRR comes from the exons ATGCTTCGCAAGAAGATTGTATCGAGATATGCTA aaaataatgaagaaaatgctccaaaaATATCGAGGCAATTATATCAAAAGGACGATGCTC AAAAAAGGAGCAGACAAGTTCAATTGTGTACGAAGGTGCCACCTTCAAGCCACAAAAGAAATTGTTACGGAG GTTGGGGGCCTAACACTATAGTTGGAAACTCAAAAAGCAACTTGATGAAGAAATCTAAAGTAGAGTTTCTCAACAG CCCCGAAGTTAAAAATTTGACTGCGCTAAGGAGAAATGTTGTGCAGAAGAACGACAG GCCTGTTTGTACAAGGAAGCCCGGAAGCTTTTCTTCTACGGGTTCAACTTCAATTTCCCAAACCTCTAAAACATTTCAAAGGAGATGA
- the LOC141711787 gene encoding ubiquinone biosynthesis O-methyltransferase, mitochondrial has protein sequence MASASSKLLTRIRIICSTHTPLAPTRSCPLRALQTSRLFQSRPYSNDQNNIKSTSASSSISSLNQTELVKFSAIADSWWDADGPFRPLHIMNPTRLAFIRSTLCRHFGKDPNTARPFEGLKFVDVGCGGGILSEPLARMGAAVTGVDAVDKNITIARLHADLDPVTASIEYRCTTAEKLVEEQREFDAVLALEVIEHVADPTEFCKSLSALTVTQGATVISTINRSMRAYATAIVAAEYLLQWLPKGTHDWSSFLTPEELVLILQRSSVSIQEMAGFAYNPLSGQWSLSDDIGVNFIAYGTKTNG, from the exons ATGGCGTCGGCATCATCAAAGCTCCTGACCCGAATCCGAATCATATGCAGTACCCACACCCCCCTCGCCCCGACCCGAAGCTGTCCTCTAAGAGCTTTGCAAACGAGTAGGCTTTTTCAATCGAGACCTTACTCGAATGATCAAAACAATATCAAATCCACATCAGCTTCTTCTTCAATCTCTTCTTTAAATCAAACTGAACTCGTCAAATTCTCCGCCATTGCTGATTCCTG GTGGGATGCTGATGGACCGTTTAGGCCGTTACACATCATGAATCCTACACGTCTTGCTTTCATCCGCTCTACTCTTTGTCGTCATTTCGG TAAGGATCCAAACACTGCAAGGCCTTTTGAAGGATTAAAATTTGTGGATGTTGGTTGTGGGGGTGGTATTCTATCTGAG CCTTTGGCTCGCATGGGAGCTGCTGTGACAGGAGTTGATGCTGTGGACAAGAATATTACCATTGCACGCCTCCATGCG GATTTGGATCCTGTAACTGCATCAATTGAATATCGTTGCACAACAGCTG AAAAACTGGTTGAAGAACAGAGGGAGTTTGATGCGGTGCTTGCTTTAGAG GTCATTGAACATGTAGCAGATCCTACTGAATTCTGCAAATCTCTTTCAGCACTGACTGTTACTCAGGGAGCTACTGTGATCTCAACTATCAATCGTTCTATGAGAGCCTATGCAACAGCTATAGTTGCGGCAGAGTACCTCCTCCAATGG CTTCCGAAGGGTACACATGACTGGTCCAGCTTTCTTACTCCAGAAGAACTAGTACTTATCCTACAGCGCTCTTCTGTATCT ATCCAAGAGATGGCTGGTTTCGCATACAACCCCTTGAGTGGCCAGTGGTCTCTATCGGACGATATTGGTGTAAATTTCATTGCATATGGTACCAAAACTAACGGATAA